One genomic segment of Centropristis striata isolate RG_2023a ecotype Rhode Island chromosome 13, C.striata_1.0, whole genome shotgun sequence includes these proteins:
- the LOC131983836 gene encoding alpha-2,8-sialyltransferase 8E-like, with protein sequence MRPLYSLVFTFLCLGSLLITLTWHMFDYNDDEPYRLPRHKKSPSALSKGCKEVINKVKERYSQNWKKQEDNYSKFRSELSSKCNGSDNAIITQANTPVGSKIVYDVERKRIHEVSLEIFRSFSKEYPLPNKTWDTCAVVGNGGILTDSGCGKMIDSAQFVIRCNLPPLEDDYEKDVGTKTDLVTANPSILSKKYGALIGRRRPFVESLRSYGNSLLLLPAFNPVCERAVNSIEDFESSIWPVFLNPDYLHKLSVFWRSQGIKAARLSTGIMMTSLALELCANVHVYGFWPFSNHPQGLYALTNHYYDDAKVNARVHVMPVEFDLLLQLHSQGVLRLHLEDCRPGKL encoded by the exons ATGAGGCCACTCTACTCTCTGGTCTTCACTTTCTTGTGTCTGGGGAGCCTGCTGATCACTCTCACCTGGCACATGTTCGACTACAA TGATGATGAACCTTACAGACTGCCTCGGCACAAGAAAAGCCCTTCTGCGCTCTCTAAAGGCTGCAA ggaGGTCATCAACAAAGTAAAAGAGCGTTACTCTCAAAACTGGAAGAAGCAGGAGGACAATTATTCAAAGTTCAG ATCTGAGCTGAGCAGCAAGTGTAATGGATCTGACAATGCCATCATTACCCAGGCCAACACTCCAGTGGGATCCAAGATTGTGTATGATGTGGAAAGGAAGAGGATCCATGAGGTATCCCTGGAGATTTTCAGGTCCTTTTCAAAG GAGTATCCACTCCCAAATAAAACATGGGACACGTGTGCTGTTGTTGGGAATGGAGGGATCCTGACAGACAGCGGCTGTGGAAAGATGATCGATTCAGCTCAGTTTGTTATCAG GTGTAACCTTCCTCCTTTGGAAGACGACTATGAGAAAGATGTGGGCACCAAGACTGACCTCGTGACAGCAAACCCAAGCATCCTCTCAAAGAA ATACGGGGCTCTAATTGGACGTCGCCGTCCGTTTGTGGAGAGTCTGAGAAGCTATGGCAACTCCCTGCTTCTCCTTCCTGCCTTCAATCCTGTGTGCGAGCGGGCTGTCAACAGTATTGAGGATTTTGAAAGCTCCATCTGGCCCGTTTTCTTAAACCCTGACTATCTCCATAAACTGTCCGTCTTCTGGCGCTCCCAAGGCATAAAAGCAGCACGGCTCAGCACCGGCATAATGATGACCAGCCTGGCACTGGAACTCTGTGCTAACGTGCATGTCTACGGTTTCTGGCCCTTCAGTAATCACCCACAAGGACTCTATGCCCTGACTAACCACTACTACGATGATGCAAAAGTAAATGCAAGAGTCCATGTCATGCCGGTTGAGTTTGACCTCTTGTTGCAGCTGCACAGTCAGGGGGTGCTCAGGCTTCATCTGGAAGATTGTCGGCCAGGTAAATTGTAG